One Takifugu rubripes chromosome 19, fTakRub1.2, whole genome shotgun sequence genomic window carries:
- the mustn1b gene encoding musculoskeletal embryonic nuclear protein 1b — translation MSQSGEIKKKKRPPMKEEDLKGARSKLGLKGEVKSKTYEVMVECERMGKVAPSVFSGVRTGAETCLDHNPKASGGSVFSK, via the exons ATGTCACAG TCAGgtgaaataaagaagaaaaaacgtCCCCCAATGAAGGAGGAGGACCTGAAAGGAGCTCGCAGTAAACTGGGACTGAAGGGCGAGGTTAAGAGTAAGACCTATGAGGTCATGGTTGAGTGTG AACGGATGGGCAAGGTGGCTCCATCGGTGTTCAGCGGAGTACGGACAGGAGCAGAGACGTGCTTGGATCATAACCCAAAAGCTTCTGGAGGCAGTGTTTTTAGCAAGTAA